In one Oryza glaberrima chromosome 2, OglaRS2, whole genome shotgun sequence genomic region, the following are encoded:
- the LOC127764053 gene encoding putative transcription factor bHLH041 gives MDTIFVLGQESRQRILHRAAARLPGCAYVCAWAPLPLVAAASLHHQRPSSGGAAGAARLLYCVDGWLSGGEDGGGCVRALFDAYRGSVCGAVTGCVPGWAYVGGGGGAFMELSELELVASASLPVQQSFYQEAGIKMAAFMGCESGEIEVGFSTAPAENYGGGGGGGSLQASVEQVFSEDFFQQSLLEELLQLPPTRPSSSSSSLVGSPADGAASTSLLRTMTPMMASSSATPSPRELAAQVATTTTTPSSSSRLHPRPPAPHHVHVSPFSRHGGVGSSGVLHFPSAEADDAAMAQAMLDVISSPSTSSSAAALHAPWSSVKHRAQIIRSPRRGTPTTTAFRAYNAALAPRAAASRRPPGAPGQRMIKMGFSILRRMHMVRCSQERAAAAASAAAAQRSGGDDDEDATAAPPPPTSSQLHHMISERRRRERLNESFEHLRGLLPPGSKKDKATVLAKTLEYMNLLIAQISELEAKNRALQTQIHQRANGSSSSRSSMIRTVNEVHHHHHHQWLAVAAATGGSPERVQVHVIGGGDHDGGASASSSSSAPEVTVRVAVRAPERGGADVSELVLRVLALLKAMGGFTVVAVDARQPGGGGGNGVAQASLTLRATAGEFDEASLKEAIAKAVESLVAPPPPPPPP, from the exons ATGGACACCATCTTCGTGCTCGGCCAAGAGTCCCGGCAGCGcatcctccaccgcgccgccgcgcgcctccccgGCTGCGCCTACGTCTGCGCCtgggctcccctccccctcgtcgccgccgccagcctgcACCACCAGCGTCCTTcttccggcggcgccgccggtgctgCGCGTCTGCTCTACTGCGTCGACGGATGGCTCTCCGGTggtgaggacggcggcggctgcgtgcGCGCGCTGTTCGACGCGTACCGGGGATCCGTCTGCGGCGCCGTGACCGGTTGCGTGCCGGGGTGGGCgtacgtcggcggcggcggcggcgcgttcaTGGAGCTCTCGGAGCTCGAGCtcgtcgcctccgcctcgctGCCGGTGCAGCAAAGCTTCTACCAG GAAGCTGGCATTAAG ATGGCGGCGTTCATGGGATGCGAGAGCGGCGAGATCGAGGTCGGCTtctcgacggcgccggcggagaactacggtggcggcggcggcggcggcagcttgcAGGCGAGCGTGGAGCAGGTCTTCTCCGAGGACTTCTTCCAGCAGTCGCTGCTCGAggagctcctccagctgccgccgacgcggccgtcgtcgtcgtcgtcctcgctcgTCGGCAGCCCGGccgacggcgccgcctccacgtcGCTGCTCCGCACGATGACGCCCATGATGGCCTCGTCgtccgccacgccgtcgccccGAGAGCTCGCGGCGcaggtggcgacgacgacgacgacgccgtcgtcgtcgtcccggcTCCATCCGCGCCCTCCGGCGCCGCACCACGTCCACGTGTCGCCGTTCTcccgccacggcggcgtcggcagcaGCGGCGTCCTCCACTTCCCGAGCGCCgaggccgacgacgccgccatggCACAGGCGATGCTCGACGTCATCTCCTCCCCCTCGacgtcgtcctcggcggcggcgctgcacgCCCCGTGGTCGTCCGTCAAGCACCGCGCGCAGATCATCcggtcgccgcggcgggggACGCCAACGACGACGGCGTTCCGGGCGTACAACGCCGCgctggcgccgcgcgcggcggcgtcgcggcggccgccgggcgcGCCGGGGCAGCGGATGATCAAGATGGGCTTCTCCATCCTGAGGAGGATGCACATGGTCAGGTGCAGCcaggagcgcgccgccgccgctgccagcgCTGCCGCGgcgcagcggagcggcggcgacgacgacgaggacgccacggccgcgccgccgccgccgacgagcagcCAGCTCCACCATATGAtatcggagcggcggcggcgcgagcggctcAACGAGAGCTTCGAGCACTTGAGAGGTTTGCTTCCTCCAGGATCAAAG AAAGACAAGGCCACAGTTCTTGCCAAGACACTAGAGTACATGAACTTGCTGATAGCTCAAATCTCGGAGCTCGAAGCCAAGAACCGAGCACTCCAAACCCAAATCCACCAACGCGCCAATGGATCATCATCATCGAGATCATCAATGATCCGAACAGTCAACGAGgttcaccatcaccatcatcaccaatggctagccgtcgccgccgccaccggcggctcgccggagaGGGTGCAGGTCCATGTGATCGGCGGCGGTGATCACGACGGTGGCGCAtcggcatcgtcgtcgtcgtcggcgccagAGGTGACCGTGAGGGTGGCGGTGCGGGcgccggagcgcggcggcgccgacgtgtCGGAGCTCGTGCTCCGGGTGCTCGCACTGCTCAAGGCGATGGGCGGCTTCACGGTGGTGGCCGTCGACGCGAGgcagccgggcggcggcggcggcaatggcgtcgCTCAGGCCAGCCTAACACTACGAGCAACG GCGGGCGAATTCGACGAAGCGTCGCTCAAGGAAGCTATCGCGAAGGCCGTCGAGAGtttggtggcgccgccgccgccaccgccgccgccgtag